A window of the Lagopus muta isolate bLagMut1 chromosome 1, bLagMut1 primary, whole genome shotgun sequence genome harbors these coding sequences:
- the MB gene encoding myoglobin, which produces MGLSDQEWQQVLTIWGKVEADIAGHGHEVLMRLFHDHPETLDRFDKFKGLKTPDQMKASEDLKKHGATVLTQLGKILKLKGNHESELKPLAQTHATKHKIPVKYLEFISEVIIKVIAEKHAADFGADSQAAMKKALELFRNDMASKYKEFGFQG; this is translated from the exons ATGGGGCTCAGCGACCAGGAGTGGCAACAAGTCCTCACCATCTGGGGAAAAGTGGAGGCCGACATTGCTGGCCATGGACACGAGGTTCTGATGAG ACTTTTCCATGACCACCCTGAGACTTTGGATCGCTTTGATAAGTTCAAAGGCCTGAAGACCCCTGATCAGATGAAGGCCTCTGAAGATCTGAAAAAACATGGAGCTACCGTCCTCACCCAGCTTGGCAAAATCCTGAAGCTGAAGGGTAATCATGAGTCAGAGCTGAAACCCCTGGCTCAAACCCATGCCACGAAGCACAAAATCCCAGTAAAATATCTGGAG TTCATTTCTGAAGTCATTATCAAGGTCATTGCTGAAAAACACGCCGCAGACTTTGGGGCCGATTCCCAGGCTGCGATGAAGAAGGCTCTGGAGCTGTTCCGAAATGACATGGCCAGCAAGTACAAGGAGTTTGGTTTCCAGGGTTAG